From Piliocolobus tephrosceles isolate RC106 chromosome 16, ASM277652v3, whole genome shotgun sequence, the proteins below share one genomic window:
- the LOC111537667 gene encoding LOW QUALITY PROTEIN: branched-chain-amino-acid aminotransferase, mitochondrial-like (The sequence of the model RefSeq protein was modified relative to this genomic sequence to represent the inferred CDS: inserted 6 bases in 3 codons), protein MAAAALGQIWARKLLSAPWRLCGPRRYASSNFKAADLQLEMTQKPHKKPSPGESLVFGKTFTDHMLLVEWNDKGWGQPRIQPFQNLTLHPASSSLHCSLQLFEGMKAFKGKDQQVRLFRPWLNMDRMLRSALRMXFDKLELLECIRRLIEVDKAWVPDAAGTSLYVRPVLIGNEPSLGVAQPTSAFLFVILCPVGAYFPGGSVTPVSLLDDPTFIRAWVGGVGNYRLGGNYGPTVLVQQEARKQGCEQVLWLYGPDHQLTEVGTMNIFVYWTHEDGVLELVTPPLNGVIFHGVVRQXLLELAQTWGEFWVAECTITMKQLLRALEEGRVREVFGSGTACQVCPVHRILYKDKXPELILRFQKELKEIQYGIRAHEWMFPV, encoded by the exons atGGCCGCAGCCGCTCTGGGGCAG ATCTGGGCACGAAAGCTTCTCTCTGCCCCTTGGCGTCTGTGTGGTCCCAGAAGATATGCCTCCTCCAATTTCAAGGCTGCAGACCTGCAGCTGGAAATGACACAGAAGCCTCATAAAAAACCCAGCCCCGGCGAGTCCCTGGTGTTTGGGAAGACATTCACCGACCACATGCTGCTGGTGGAATGGAATGACAAGGGTTGGGGCCAGCCCCGAATCCAGCCCTTCCAGAACCTCacgctgcacccagcctcctccagcctccactGCTCTCTGCAGCTGTTTGAGGGCATGAAGGCGTTCAAAGGCAAAGACCAGCAGGTGCGCCTCTTCCGCCCCTGGCTCAACATGGACCGGATGCTGCGCTCAGCCCTGCGCAT TTTCGACAAGCTGGAGTTGCTGGAGTGCATCCGCCGGCTCATCGAGGTGGACAAGGCCTGGGTCCCCGATGCCGCCGGCACCAGCCTCTATGTGCGGCCTGTGCTCATTGGGAACGAGCCCTCGCTGGGTGTCGCCCAGCCCACGAGCGCATTCCTGTTCGTCATTCTTTGCCCAGTGGGCGCCTACTTCCCTGGAGGCTCCGTGACCCCGGTCTCCCTCCTGGATGACCCAACCTTCATCCGGGCCTGGGTGGGAGGGGTCGGCAACTACAGGTTAGGCGGGAATTATGGGCCCACCGTGTTAGTGCAACAGGAGGCACGCAAGCAGGGCTGTGAACAGGTCCTCTGGCTGTATGGGCCCGACCACCAGCTCACTGAGGTGGGGACCATGAACATCTTTGTCTACTGGACCCACGAAGATGGGGTGCTGGAGCTGGTGACGCCCCCGCTGAACGGTGTCATCTTTCATGGAGTGGTTAGACA TCTGCTGGAACTGGCTCAGACCTGGGGTGAGTTCTGGGTGGCGGAGTGCACGATCACCATGAAGCAGTTGCTGCGGGCCCTGGAGGAGGGCCGCGTGCGGGAAGTCTTTGGCTCGGGCACCGCTTGCCAGGTCTGCCCAGTGCACCGAATCCTGTACAAAGACAA GCCTGAGCTGATCCTCCGCTTCCAGAAGGAGCTGAAGGAGATCCAGTACGGAATCAGAGCCCACGAGTGGATGTTCCCGGTGTGA